One stretch of Caldinitratiruptor microaerophilus DNA includes these proteins:
- a CDS encoding substrate-binding domain-containing protein translates to MTRKLLIRAAALTLVLGLLAGCGSSPQSSGQAPAAQAAPQSGQQAQGSGEKKQITVAMIPKVAGIDYFNAVEKGAQEAAQELGIKLIYNGPAQADVTKQIELIDNFITQKVDVIAVSPNDPQAIAPVLEKAKQQGIRVLTFDADAAKQAREFFVNQATQEAIGRTLVDVMVQQVGDSGETAIVTGSLTAANQNAWMEWMRKHVQEKYPNLKIVDVKPSEEDQQLAFQVTQDLLKAYPNLKGIFAITSVALPGAAEAIKQAGMAGKIGITGLATPNAMRPYVEGGVVPSFVLWSPVDLGYLTVYAADLLVKGELKEGKIKAGRLGEKDVKGDEVLLGPPTIFTKENIGNYNF, encoded by the coding sequence TTGACCCGCAAGCTTCTGATCCGGGCGGCCGCGCTCACCCTGGTTCTGGGCCTGCTCGCCGGCTGCGGCTCCTCGCCCCAGTCCTCCGGCCAGGCGCCCGCCGCGCAGGCCGCACCGCAGTCCGGCCAGCAGGCGCAGGGATCGGGCGAGAAGAAGCAGATCACCGTGGCGATGATTCCGAAGGTGGCCGGCATCGACTACTTCAACGCCGTGGAGAAGGGCGCCCAGGAGGCGGCCCAGGAGCTCGGCATCAAGCTCATCTACAACGGTCCGGCCCAGGCGGACGTCACCAAGCAGATCGAGCTGATCGACAACTTCATCACCCAGAAGGTCGACGTGATCGCCGTCTCCCCGAACGACCCCCAGGCGATCGCCCCGGTGCTCGAGAAGGCCAAGCAGCAGGGCATCCGTGTCCTCACCTTTGACGCCGACGCCGCCAAGCAGGCCCGTGAGTTCTTCGTCAACCAGGCGACCCAGGAGGCCATCGGCCGCACGCTCGTCGACGTCATGGTCCAGCAGGTCGGTGACAGCGGCGAGACCGCGATCGTGACGGGGTCGCTCACCGCCGCCAACCAGAACGCCTGGATGGAGTGGATGCGCAAGCACGTCCAGGAGAAGTACCCGAACCTGAAGATCGTCGACGTGAAGCCCTCCGAGGAGGACCAGCAGCTCGCCTTCCAGGTGACCCAGGACCTCCTTAAGGCCTACCCGAACCTCAAGGGCATCTTCGCCATCACCTCGGTGGCCCTGCCCGGCGCCGCCGAGGCGATCAAGCAGGCCGGCATGGCCGGGAAGATCGGCATCACCGGCCTCGCCACCCCGAACGCCATGCGGCCCTACGTCGAGGGCGGCGTGGTCCCCTCCTTCGTGCTGTGGAGCCCCGTCGACCTCGGGTACCTCACCGTCTACGCCGCCGACCTGCTCGTCAAGGGCGAGCTGAAGGAAGGCAAGATCAAGGCCGGCCGTCTGGGCGAGAAGGACGTCAAGGGCGACGAGGTCCTGCTCGGCCCGCCCACGATCTTCACGAAGGAGAACATCGGCAACTACAACTTCTAA
- a CDS encoding ABC transporter permease, translating into MKLTARMAMADPAESGTPQQRRPGGGAAPQAAPARRRPWPRETFLAILLVAAGAGMSVLSPHFLTAANLMNVLRYLVETGIIALPMTLIIITGGIDLSVGSILGLSGLVMGILWRAGVDIWVAALLALVAGAAAGLLNALFITRLGIPPLVVTVATMTGYRGLALALSQARPVSGFPRPFLEIGQGYVGPVPVQVLVLLVLAVVFHVLLTRTVFGRRVFALGLNETAARYSGIQVARVKVWIYTLSGLLSALAALILVARTATARADAGTGLELDVVTAVVLGGTKITGGEGSIAGTVLGLLLIGIISNGLDLAGIPSVWRTVALGAALILAILINQTVWRNR; encoded by the coding sequence ATGAAGCTCACCGCGAGGATGGCGATGGCCGACCCGGCGGAGTCCGGGACCCCCCAGCAGAGGCGGCCCGGCGGCGGGGCCGCGCCGCAGGCCGCGCCGGCGCGCCGGCGCCCGTGGCCGAGGGAGACGTTCCTGGCGATCCTGCTCGTGGCCGCAGGGGCCGGGATGTCGGTCCTGTCCCCGCACTTCCTCACGGCCGCCAACTTGATGAACGTCCTGCGCTACCTGGTCGAGACAGGCATCATCGCCCTGCCCATGACGCTCATCATCATCACGGGCGGGATCGACCTCTCGGTGGGTTCCATCCTGGGCCTGAGCGGCCTCGTGATGGGCATCCTCTGGCGGGCCGGGGTCGACATCTGGGTCGCCGCCCTCCTGGCGCTCGTGGCCGGGGCAGCGGCAGGCCTTCTCAACGCGCTCTTCATCACCCGCCTCGGCATCCCGCCGCTCGTGGTGACGGTGGCCACCATGACCGGGTACCGGGGCCTCGCCTTGGCCCTCAGCCAGGCCCGGCCGGTGTCGGGCTTCCCTCGCCCGTTCCTGGAGATCGGCCAGGGGTACGTGGGCCCCGTACCCGTGCAGGTGCTGGTGCTCCTGGTCCTGGCGGTGGTCTTCCACGTTCTCCTCACCCGCACCGTCTTCGGCCGCCGGGTGTTCGCGCTCGGCCTCAACGAGACGGCCGCCCGTTACTCCGGCATCCAGGTGGCGAGGGTGAAGGTCTGGATCTACACCCTGTCCGGCCTGCTCTCTGCCCTGGCGGCGCTCATCCTGGTGGCCCGCACCGCGACCGCGCGGGCCGACGCCGGCACCGGCCTGGAGCTCGACGTGGTGACGGCCGTGGTGCTCGGCGGCACGAAGATCACGGGCGGCGAGGGCAGCATCGCCGGCACCGTCCTCGGGCTCCTGCTCATCGGCATCATCAGCAACGGTCTCGACCTGGCCGGGATCCCGTCCGTGTGGCGGACCGTGGCCCTCGGGGCGGCACTGATCCTGGCCATCCTCATCAACCAGACGGTGTGGCGGAACCGGTAG
- a CDS encoding ABC transporter permease has protein sequence MAARGTWVVRLGGSRGAGLLAVLVLGGTALSLASPAFLEVRNLTDILLNISVLAIVAIGMTLVILTGGIDISAGSILALAAMAAGYVAQKGLGWPAATVAAALTGGAAGLLNGLLVARAGLPPIIVTLGTMSVYRGLVMGITGGKWIYNLPRNFTVLGQGRVLGLPIPIWILLAVAVLVGLFLNRTAFGRGIYAAGSNPQAARLSGVPVRLTLGFVYTASGLLTGLAAALFAARFGVVQTTAGLGLELNAIAAAVIGGTNIAGGSGTVAGTVLGAVLMGVIANAMVLLRISAFWERVVVAALILVAVVVDHLARVRSLRLQAGQRRAAV, from the coding sequence ATGGCCGCACGGGGCACGTGGGTGGTCCGGCTCGGGGGTTCCCGGGGCGCAGGGCTTCTCGCTGTCCTGGTCCTTGGCGGGACGGCGCTGAGCCTCGCGTCGCCCGCCTTCCTGGAGGTCCGCAACCTCACGGACATCCTGCTGAACATCTCGGTGCTGGCCATCGTGGCGATCGGCATGACCCTGGTGATCCTGACCGGCGGGATCGACATCTCGGCCGGGTCCATCCTGGCCCTGGCCGCCATGGCGGCCGGCTACGTGGCGCAGAAGGGGCTCGGGTGGCCGGCCGCGACGGTGGCCGCGGCCCTGACGGGCGGCGCCGCCGGCCTCCTGAACGGGCTGCTGGTGGCGCGGGCGGGTCTGCCGCCGATCATCGTCACCCTCGGGACGATGAGCGTCTACCGGGGGCTGGTGATGGGGATCACCGGCGGCAAGTGGATCTACAACCTCCCCAGGAACTTCACCGTTCTGGGGCAGGGGCGGGTCCTGGGGCTGCCCATCCCGATCTGGATCCTGCTGGCCGTGGCCGTTCTGGTCGGGCTCTTCCTGAACCGGACGGCCTTCGGCCGCGGCATCTACGCGGCCGGGAGCAACCCGCAGGCGGCACGCCTCTCCGGGGTGCCCGTGCGGCTCACCCTCGGCTTCGTGTACACCGCCTCTGGCCTGCTCACCGGCCTGGCGGCCGCCCTCTTCGCCGCCCGGTTCGGGGTGGTGCAGACCACCGCGGGGCTCGGTCTGGAGCTGAACGCCATCGCGGCGGCCGTGATCGGTGGGACGAACATCGCCGGGGGCAGCGGGACCGTGGCCGGCACCGTCCTGGGCGCGGTGCTCATGGGGGTGATCGCCAACGCCATGGTGCTCCTGCGGATCTCGGCGTTCTGGGAGCGGGTGGTGGTGGCCGCCCTCATCCTGGTCGCCGTGGTGGTGGACCACCTGGCGCGCGTCCGGAGCCTGCGGCTCCAGGCCGGGCAGAGGAGGGCGGCAGTATGA
- a CDS encoding sugar ABC transporter ATP-binding protein, translating into MAKRFGPVAALEDVEFTLYPGEVHALVGENGAGKSTLMKILAGVYEPDAGEYRYEGRAVRFSGPEEARALGISIVYQEPTLFPDLSVFENLFVGRYPRRGPLGWIDWRLMRRKAREILDALQASVDLDARVGDLGIAHRQLVEIARALTVDVRVLIMDEPTGSLSPQDVEQIFRIVRRLREAGVSIVFISHRIDEVYEIADRITVLRDGRYVATRPAAGLPRDELIRLMVGRPLDQLFPKEHVPPGEVVLEVRGLSRLGEFRDVSFQVRAGEIVGVAGLIGAGRTELARAIFGVTRPEQGQILLDGRPVHFRTPADAIAAGVAYVPEDRHLQGLILPMSIRENMTMATLDRLARRGFVRKPAETDLAAGLIDRLAVRCTGPEQPTLALSGGNQQKVVLGKWLAGRPRVLILDEPTRGVDVGAKAEIYVQMNALARQGLAILMISSDLPEILGMSDRILVMSDGRLVAEFDRAGATQERIMAAALAGSAAARVRPAGSEPGPHVSAGIRA; encoded by the coding sequence GTGGCCAAGCGATTCGGCCCTGTGGCGGCGCTGGAGGACGTCGAGTTCACGCTCTACCCCGGCGAAGTCCACGCCCTCGTGGGAGAGAACGGGGCGGGCAAGTCCACCCTCATGAAGATCCTGGCCGGCGTGTACGAGCCGGACGCCGGCGAGTACCGGTACGAAGGCCGGGCCGTGCGGTTCAGCGGCCCGGAGGAGGCCCGGGCGCTGGGGATCTCCATCGTGTACCAGGAGCCCACTCTGTTCCCGGACCTGAGCGTGTTCGAGAACCTCTTCGTGGGCCGGTACCCCCGCCGCGGACCGCTGGGCTGGATCGACTGGCGGCTGATGCGCCGCAAGGCGCGGGAGATCCTGGACGCGCTGCAGGCGTCGGTCGACCTGGACGCCCGGGTCGGCGACCTGGGCATCGCGCACCGCCAGCTCGTCGAGATCGCACGGGCCCTCACGGTCGACGTGCGGGTCCTCATCATGGACGAACCGACGGGCTCCCTGTCCCCCCAGGACGTGGAGCAGATCTTCCGCATCGTGCGGCGCCTGCGCGAGGCCGGCGTGTCCATCGTCTTCATCAGCCACCGGATCGACGAGGTGTACGAGATCGCCGACCGCATCACCGTCCTGCGCGACGGCCGCTACGTGGCCACCCGCCCGGCGGCCGGGCTGCCCCGGGACGAGCTCATCCGGCTCATGGTGGGACGCCCCCTCGACCAGCTGTTCCCGAAGGAGCACGTTCCGCCGGGCGAGGTCGTCCTGGAGGTCCGCGGCCTCAGCCGCCTCGGTGAGTTCCGCGACGTTTCCTTCCAGGTGCGGGCTGGCGAGATCGTGGGCGTGGCCGGTCTGATCGGGGCGGGGCGCACCGAGCTGGCCCGGGCGATCTTCGGCGTGACGAGGCCGGAGCAAGGGCAGATCCTCCTCGACGGCCGGCCCGTGCACTTCCGCACCCCGGCCGACGCGATCGCCGCCGGTGTCGCGTACGTGCCCGAGGACCGCCACCTGCAGGGCCTGATCCTGCCGATGTCGATCCGGGAGAACATGACCATGGCGACCCTGGACCGTCTGGCGCGGCGAGGCTTCGTCCGGAAGCCGGCGGAGACGGACCTCGCCGCGGGCCTGATCGACCGGCTCGCGGTGCGGTGCACCGGCCCCGAGCAGCCCACGCTGGCCCTGTCGGGCGGCAATCAGCAGAAGGTCGTGCTGGGGAAATGGCTGGCCGGGCGGCCCCGGGTGCTGATCCTGGACGAGCCCACCCGGGGCGTGGACGTGGGCGCCAAGGCGGAGATCTACGTGCAGATGAACGCCCTCGCGCGGCAGGGTCTGGCCATCCTCATGATCTCCTCCGACCTGCCGGAGATCCTCGGCATGTCCGACCGCATCCTCGTGATGAGCGACGGCCGCCTGGTGGCCGAGTTCGACCGGGCCGGCGCCACGCAGGAACGCATCATGGCGGCCGCCCTGGCGGGCAGCGCCGCTGCCCGGGTGCGTCCGGCCGGAAGCGAGCCGGGACCGCATGTCTCCGCCGGCATCCGCGCGTAG
- a CDS encoding DNA polymerase Y family protein, whose amino-acid sequence MAEARGQWTGYIELRGLYAAVHRGQRGGIGPDTPLVVLRDGAAADGCPRAYRLGLRPGMPRREVLHHVPGAALVDFGEAEYGPAGRALWSACARYSPLVEPAGPDRAFVGLTAPAGVPPREEVVSLLHHAVRAVARAAGVPPAEIEGMAGLARSKLVARAALHAAGERRPVVAVPAGQEAEFLSPLPVEVLWKAPPEAMDRLHALGVKRVGEIAEFGEAALWPHFGPLARDLVRWARGEDGEPVRALWPERAHTWRRAFPEGVGSEALVPALGLAADALSARLQAAGEACRAVRLRLEPAEGVARAGERRLARPQARAESLRQTLLALFRELTAPDAGTPSRTWIALQAQVADLAPAGHRQLDLWGQAGRDEEARRRLAEAVAAGGERFPVRVLRRGMPVTGIELRREHMLHLYDPMRWTPGERATWERAAR is encoded by the coding sequence ATGGCGGAGGCGCGCGGGCAGTGGACCGGCTACATCGAGCTGCGGGGGCTGTACGCGGCCGTGCACCGGGGGCAGCGCGGGGGCATCGGCCCGGACACGCCGCTGGTCGTGCTGCGGGATGGGGCGGCGGCCGACGGCTGCCCGCGCGCCTACCGCCTCGGCCTGCGGCCGGGGATGCCGCGGCGGGAGGTGCTGCACCACGTCCCGGGCGCCGCCCTGGTCGACTTCGGGGAGGCCGAGTACGGCCCCGCCGGCCGGGCGCTGTGGTCGGCCTGCGCCCGGTACAGCCCGCTCGTCGAGCCCGCGGGGCCGGACCGGGCCTTCGTGGGGCTGACGGCGCCGGCCGGGGTGCCGCCCCGGGAGGAGGTGGTCTCGCTCCTGCACCACGCCGTCCGGGCCGTGGCGAGGGCGGCAGGCGTTCCTCCTGCCGAGATCGAGGGGATGGCCGGGCTCGCCCGCTCCAAGCTGGTGGCCCGGGCGGCGCTCCACGCCGCCGGGGAGAGGCGGCCGGTCGTGGCGGTGCCGGCGGGGCAGGAGGCGGAGTTCCTGTCGCCCTTGCCCGTGGAGGTTCTCTGGAAAGCCCCGCCAGAGGCGATGGACCGCCTGCACGCCCTGGGGGTGAAGCGGGTCGGGGAGATCGCCGAGTTCGGGGAGGCGGCGCTGTGGCCGCACTTCGGCCCCCTCGCGCGGGACCTGGTGCGCTGGGCCCGGGGAGAGGACGGCGAGCCGGTGCGGGCCCTCTGGCCGGAGCGGGCGCATACCTGGCGGCGCGCCTTCCCCGAAGGCGTGGGGTCCGAAGCACTGGTGCCGGCGCTGGGGCTGGCGGCAGACGCACTTTCGGCCCGGCTGCAGGCCGCCGGCGAGGCCTGCCGGGCCGTGCGCCTGCGCCTGGAGCCCGCCGAAGGGGTCGCCCGCGCCGGGGAGCGCCGTCTGGCCCGGCCACAGGCGCGGGCGGAGTCGCTGAGGCAGACCCTGCTGGCCCTCTTCCGGGAACTCACGGCGCCGGACGCCGGGACCCCCTCCCGCACCTGGATCGCGCTGCAGGCCCAGGTGGCGGACCTGGCGCCCGCGGGGCACCGGCAGCTCGACCTGTGGGGGCAGGCGGGGCGGGACGAGGAGGCCCGCCGCCGCCTCGCCGAGGCCGTCGCCGCAGGAGGGGAGCGCTTCCCGGTCCGGGTCCTGCGCCGGGGGATGCCGGTGACGGGAATCGAGCTGCGGCGCGAGCACATGCTGCACCTGTACGACCCCATGCGCTGGACGCCGGGGGAGCGGGCCACGTGGGAGCGTGCGGCGCGGTGA
- a CDS encoding DUF6504 family protein yields MTRLVRRPIPTPERDPAGVPRAFVWRGRRLAIAAVLDSWRDAGIWWEGEAEKTFWRVQVADGGIYELWEDSTGRWAVYRVWD; encoded by the coding sequence GTGACCCGGCTGGTCCGGCGGCCGATCCCAACCCCCGAGCGGGACCCCGCGGGGGTGCCGCGGGCCTTCGTGTGGCGCGGGCGGCGCCTGGCGATCGCCGCCGTCCTGGACTCCTGGCGGGATGCCGGAATCTGGTGGGAAGGAGAGGCCGAGAAAACGTTCTGGCGCGTGCAGGTGGCGGACGGGGGGATCTACGAACTCTGGGAGGACTCCACTGGCCGGTGGGCGGTGTACCGGGTCTGGGACTGA
- a CDS encoding DUF72 domain-containing protein, which produces MGRVRVGTCAWSDHEAFYPPGLPARERLSYYARFFRLVEVDSTFYALQPARNFALWADRTPEDFLFNVKAYGALTRHHRQPRPGEEDLGQVFRRFSESLAPLRAAGKLRAVHLQFPPWFTATRESESYLRYCREALPHDLLAVEFRHRSWFHQGRAEETLRFLREHEMVHVVCDEPQVGWGCVPLVPAVTHPGLSILRLHGRNAATWYKSGKTSAERFDYLYSRTELAGLLGVVRRLEADAGEVHVLMNNNRSNYAVRNALDMLELLGEPVPPRDESGSPVMA; this is translated from the coding sequence ATGGGACGGGTGCGGGTCGGGACCTGCGCGTGGTCGGATCACGAGGCGTTCTATCCGCCGGGGCTGCCGGCGCGCGAGCGGCTGTCGTACTACGCCCGGTTCTTCCGGCTGGTGGAGGTCGACAGCACGTTCTACGCGCTCCAGCCGGCCCGCAACTTCGCCCTGTGGGCCGATCGCACCCCGGAAGACTTCCTCTTCAACGTCAAGGCGTACGGGGCCCTCACGCGCCACCACCGCCAGCCCCGCCCCGGGGAAGAGGACCTGGGTCAGGTGTTCCGCCGTTTCTCGGAGTCCCTGGCCCCGCTCCGGGCGGCCGGCAAGCTCCGGGCCGTGCACCTCCAGTTCCCGCCCTGGTTCACGGCCACCCGGGAGAGCGAGTCGTACCTGCGCTACTGCCGCGAGGCGCTCCCCCACGACCTGCTGGCGGTGGAGTTCCGGCACCGGAGCTGGTTCCACCAGGGGCGGGCGGAAGAGACGCTCCGCTTCCTCCGGGAGCACGAGATGGTCCACGTCGTCTGCGACGAGCCCCAGGTGGGCTGGGGCTGCGTGCCGCTCGTGCCGGCGGTGACCCACCCCGGGCTCAGCATCCTCCGCCTGCACGGGCGCAACGCCGCCACGTGGTACAAGTCGGGCAAGACCAGCGCCGAGCGGTTCGACTACCTCTACTCCCGGACGGAGCTCGCCGGCCTGCTCGGCGTGGTGCGCCGGCTCGAGGCGGACGCCGGCGAGGTACACGTCCTGATGAACAACAACCGCAGCAACTACGCGGTCCGCAACGCCCTGGACATGCTGGAGCTCCTGGGCGAGCCGGTGCCGCCGCGGGACGAGAGCGGCTCGCCGGTCATGGCCTAG
- a CDS encoding DNA polymerase III subunit alpha yields MQGFVHLHCHSPFSFLDGASRIGALIEEAAALGMPAIALTDHDNVSGAVEWQRRAQAAGIRPIQGAELTLEGGHHLTLLATGPEGYRNLNRLLTAAHLGYVPGPGTGLPHRPPDWDERRRSPRCPMEYLERYSSGLIALSGCRRGEIPSLILRGRLAEAEAAARRYLAIFGRGNFYLELQATRLPGDRALHGALRDLGEHLGIPLVATANVHYRLREEFPVHDLLTCVRTRTRLDEVHPERRLNAENYLKPPAEMIAAFRDYPGATANTLAIAERCEPVLDLGRRRHPAFPVPGGKPAMQYLRELTYAGARRRYGRVEGEVAARLEHELGIIERLGFADYFLLVWDVCRHAREEGIRYAGRGSAADSVVAYCLEITDVDALRRGLLFERFLSTERAETPDIDVDFDARHRDRVAAYVFERYGADRVAAVATYNTFQARSAVRDLGKAMGLPAGTVDRLARRLPLFAGAGDIERVAACLPELRRSGIPWERLGALVKAAAAVAGLPRHLGTHLGGLVISREPLVAVSPLGWAAKGVPVVQFDKRDVEDLGLIKLDLLSLRTLSAVEDALGHLERAGRPLDYERLPLDDPETYRMLRAGDTVGVFQLESPAQRALQARLGAEHLEDIVASVAIIRPGPIKGNMVEPFLARRHGREPVTYLHPSLEPILRKTYGVVLFQEQVIEIAAAVAGFTPGEADQLRRVMTHARDREEMRTIGQRFVEKAVARGVDPAVAETIFSYIRGYASYGFCEAHAAAFATTAYKTAYLVRHHPAEFFAAVLTNQPMGYYPPRVIVEEAKRRGVAVLPPDVNRSRWEWTVEAWPESPAGAMRCGLGQVRGLSRAVADAVIREREAGGPYRSLADLCARTPAPRDELEALILAGALDSLNPNRRRLLWELPGTLAAARAAGGGRLPLPGVPPGGTAAAVPDFSPWERFVKEYEVLDVMIGRHAMALHRPRLEARGYRTAAAVRSLETGTPVRVAGLAIRPHRPPTRSGRITVFLSLEDETGFVDVTVWEDVYLRYGHVIFQEPIPPLAVQGRVERRGQGVSVIASQVWELET; encoded by the coding sequence GTGCAGGGATTCGTCCATCTGCACTGTCACTCCCCCTTTTCCTTCCTGGACGGGGCCTCCCGCATCGGCGCCCTGATCGAGGAGGCGGCCGCGCTGGGGATGCCGGCCATCGCCCTGACCGACCACGACAACGTCTCCGGGGCGGTCGAGTGGCAGCGCAGGGCGCAGGCCGCGGGGATCCGGCCGATCCAGGGCGCCGAGCTCACCCTGGAGGGCGGGCACCACCTCACGCTCCTGGCGACCGGCCCCGAGGGGTACCGTAACCTCAACCGGCTCCTGACGGCGGCCCACCTGGGCTACGTGCCCGGGCCGGGAACCGGCCTGCCGCACCGCCCGCCGGACTGGGACGAGCGCCGGCGCAGCCCCCGCTGCCCCATGGAATACCTGGAGCGGTACTCGAGCGGGCTCATCGCGCTCTCCGGGTGCCGGCGCGGGGAGATCCCGTCCCTGATCCTGCGCGGGCGGCTGGCCGAGGCAGAGGCGGCCGCGCGCCGCTACCTGGCGATCTTCGGCCGGGGCAACTTCTACCTGGAGCTGCAGGCCACCCGGCTGCCCGGGGACCGCGCCCTCCACGGCGCCCTGCGGGACCTGGGCGAGCACCTGGGCATCCCGCTGGTGGCGACGGCGAACGTGCACTACCGCCTGCGCGAGGAGTTCCCCGTCCACGACCTCCTCACGTGCGTGCGCACGCGCACGCGGCTCGACGAGGTGCACCCGGAGCGCCGCCTCAACGCCGAGAACTACCTGAAGCCGCCGGCGGAGATGATCGCCGCGTTCCGGGACTACCCCGGGGCGACGGCGAACACGCTCGCCATCGCCGAGCGCTGCGAGCCCGTCCTCGACCTGGGGCGGCGCCGGCACCCGGCCTTCCCCGTGCCCGGGGGGAAGCCGGCGATGCAGTACCTGCGCGAGCTCACCTACGCCGGGGCGCGCCGCCGCTACGGCCGGGTGGAGGGCGAGGTGGCCGCCCGGCTGGAGCACGAGCTGGGGATCATCGAGCGCCTGGGGTTTGCGGACTACTTCCTCCTGGTGTGGGACGTGTGCCGCCACGCGCGGGAAGAGGGGATCCGCTACGCCGGCCGCGGCTCGGCGGCCGACTCCGTGGTGGCGTACTGCCTCGAGATCACGGACGTCGACGCCCTGCGGCGCGGCCTCCTCTTCGAGCGGTTCCTGAGCACCGAGCGCGCGGAGACGCCCGACATCGACGTGGACTTCGACGCCCGCCACCGGGACCGGGTCGCGGCGTACGTCTTCGAGCGGTACGGAGCGGACCGGGTGGCCGCGGTGGCCACGTACAACACCTTCCAGGCCCGGTCGGCCGTCCGGGACCTGGGCAAGGCGATGGGCCTGCCCGCCGGGACCGTCGACCGCCTGGCGCGGCGCCTGCCCCTGTTCGCCGGCGCCGGCGACATCGAGCGGGTGGCGGCCTGCCTGCCGGAGCTGCGCCGGTCGGGAATCCCCTGGGAGCGGCTCGGCGCCCTGGTGAAGGCGGCGGCCGCGGTCGCCGGGCTGCCCCGCCACCTGGGCACCCACCTGGGAGGCCTGGTCATCAGCCGGGAGCCGCTCGTCGCCGTCAGCCCGCTCGGGTGGGCGGCCAAGGGCGTGCCCGTGGTCCAGTTCGACAAGCGGGACGTCGAGGACCTCGGGCTGATCAAGCTGGACCTCCTCTCCCTGCGGACCCTGTCGGCGGTGGAGGACGCGCTCGGCCACCTGGAGCGGGCCGGCCGGCCACTCGACTACGAGCGGCTGCCCCTGGACGACCCCGAGACCTACCGGATGCTGCGCGCCGGCGACACCGTCGGCGTCTTCCAGCTGGAGTCCCCGGCCCAGCGGGCGCTCCAGGCCCGCCTGGGTGCGGAGCACCTGGAGGACATCGTGGCCAGCGTGGCGATCATCCGCCCGGGGCCCATCAAGGGCAACATGGTCGAGCCCTTCCTGGCCCGCCGCCACGGAAGGGAGCCGGTCACGTACCTGCACCCGTCCCTGGAGCCGATCCTCCGCAAGACGTACGGCGTGGTGCTCTTCCAGGAGCAGGTGATCGAGATCGCGGCCGCCGTCGCCGGCTTCACGCCCGGCGAGGCGGACCAGCTGCGCCGGGTCATGACCCACGCCCGCGACCGGGAGGAGATGCGGACGATCGGGCAGCGGTTCGTCGAGAAGGCCGTGGCCCGGGGGGTCGACCCGGCGGTGGCCGAAACCATCTTCTCCTACATCCGGGGCTACGCCAGCTACGGCTTCTGCGAGGCCCACGCGGCCGCCTTCGCCACGACCGCGTACAAGACGGCGTACCTGGTCCGGCACCACCCCGCCGAGTTCTTCGCCGCGGTGCTGACGAACCAGCCGATGGGGTACTATCCGCCGCGGGTGATCGTCGAGGAGGCGAAGCGGCGCGGGGTGGCCGTGCTGCCGCCGGACGTGAACCGGAGCCGGTGGGAGTGGACGGTGGAAGCGTGGCCGGAGAGCCCCGCCGGCGCGATGCGCTGCGGCCTGGGCCAGGTACGGGGCCTCTCCCGGGCCGTGGCCGATGCCGTGATCCGCGAACGAGAGGCGGGCGGACCGTACCGGAGCCTGGCGGACCTCTGCGCCCGGACCCCGGCGCCGCGCGACGAGCTCGAGGCGCTCATCCTGGCCGGAGCGCTCGACAGCCTGAACCCCAACCGCCGGCGCCTCCTCTGGGAGCTCCCCGGGACGCTGGCCGCCGCCCGGGCGGCGGGCGGCGGCCGGCTCCCCCTCCCCGGCGTGCCCCCGGGCGGCACCGCCGCCGCGGTCCCCGACTTCTCCCCCTGGGAGCGCTTCGTGAAGGAGTACGAGGTCCTCGACGTGATGATCGGGCGCCACGCCATGGCGCTGCACCGGCCCAGGCTGGAGGCGCGGGGGTACCGGACCGCCGCGGCGGTCCGCTCACTTGAGACGGGAACGCCCGTGCGCGTCGCCGGGCTCGCCATCCGCCCGCACCGCCCGCCGACCCGCTCGGGCCGGATCACCGTGTTCCTGTCGCTCGAGGACGAGACGGGCTTCGTCGACGTCACCGTGTGGGAGGACGTGTACCTGCGGTACGGGCACGTGATCTTCCAGGAGCCCATCCCGCCGCTGGCCGTTCAGGGCCGGGTGGAGCGCCGCGGGCAGGGGGTGTCGGTCATCGCCTCGCAGGTCTGGGAACTGGAGACGTAG